A window of the Linepithema humile isolate Giens D197 chromosome 4, Lhum_UNIL_v1.0, whole genome shotgun sequence genome harbors these coding sequences:
- the LOC136999238 gene encoding uncharacterized protein isoform X1, whose protein sequence is MVYESNNSFAKVFIFIDSSVAELCKVIDMEKRKVINPLKRKQAFAATSVNYKYGRKQFCSSQNPRRPARIVRKPKRYVTTSSSQDELQVISKKKVTEKPIDLQKDIDDIHNTSFKEHKENAANIAENVPSIAKSQKTIKPQNRIANRIIGSKSFQQNESQNDNKYRQLLSTPLTPLILAEPQPEVVASSNKSYSFTEGVPQC, encoded by the exons ATGGTATATGAAAGTAACAACTCATTTGCAAAag tttttatatttatagacaGTTCTGTGGCTGAACTGTGTAAGGTGATTGACATGGAAAAACGAAAGGTGATAAATCCTCTCAAGCGCAAACAGGCTTTTGCAGCTACCAGcgtcaattataaatatgggCGAAAACAATTTTGCTCAAGTCA AAACCCACGGCGTCCTGCAAGAATTGTAAGGAAACCGAAACGGTATGTGACCACTTCGTCGAGTCAGGACGAATTGCAAGTcatatcaaaaaaaaaagttacagaaAAGCCAATAGATCTTCAGAAGGATATAGATGATATTCACAACACATCGTTTAAAGAGCATAAGGAAAACGCAGcaaatattgcagaaaatgTACCAAGTATtgcaaaatctcaaaaaacCATCAAACCCCAAAACAGAATTGCAAACAGGATTATCGGAAGTAAATCTTTTCAACAAAATGAAAGTCAGAATGACAACAAATACAGGCAGCTACTTTCAACGCCTTTAACCCCTCTTATACTTGCTG AACCGCAGCCAGAAGTAGTAGCCAGCAGTAATAAATCATATTCTTTTACCGAAGGAGTGCCTCAGTGTTAG
- the LOC136999238 gene encoding uncharacterized protein isoform X2, whose translation MEGQGRKKDDQTSKTTKETQDENKAILNTMVKLLIQQTEATTKLGTYVQKMYEGMETLITSIKVQEQIGKDLKKVTETCLADVRTLSEKIEATRQNTEARANMIQRTEPRAGITSEHRGHKMLSLQQNRPLAI comes from the exons ATGGAAGGgcaaggaagaaaaaaagacgacCAAACTTCAAAAACAACAAAag AGACACAAGATGAAAACAAGGCCATACTAAACACAATGGTAAAACTACTAATACAACAAACCGAAGCAACTACAAAACTAGGCACATACGtgcaaaaaatgtatgaaGGGATGGAGACCCTCATAACATCAATAAAAGTACAAGAACAAATAGGAAAGGACCTAAAAAAAGTGACTGAGACCTGTCTAGCCGACGTCCGCACCCTTTCAGAGAAA ATAGAAGCAACAAGACAAAATACAGAGGCCAGAGCAAATATGATTCAGAGGACGGAGCCACGAGCAGGAATCACATCAGAGCACAGGGGACATAAAATGCTATCGTTGCAACAAAATAGGCCACTGGCAATCTGA
- the LOC136999563 gene encoding uncharacterized protein, with translation MTLSQSEFTENILERFQMKESKAQNTPMVTRQMKNKENKNPERLKESFTTPSKAPYREAIGCLLYLARATRPDIAFAVNYLSRRQKDPKESDWKDVKRIFRYLRGTTEMGLTFRAKEEQLEAYADASFKDCEDSTSTGGYIIKLYGNAVSWRSYKQSHISLSTCQAEYLAMSEACQEIVSLDKAIRDITGKTFYPVTIWCDNKSTGASTQMDGSHRLKNFDDELSKIQRKLEERELTGNKRHIAETHGDYIKSYSLELETEEPRPEEEGVLE, from the exons ATGACACTGAGTCAATCGGagtttacagaaaatatacTAGAAAGGTTTCAAATGAAAGAGAGCAAAGCTCAGAATACACCAATGGTGACACGacagatgaaaaataaagaaaataaaaatccagAAAGACTGAAAGAGAGCTTTACAACTCCTAGTAAAGCACCTTATCGAGAAGCTATTGGATGCCTGCTTTACTTAGCCAGAGCTACGAGACCAGACATAGCTTTtgcagtaaattatttatccagAAGACAAAAAGATCCCAAGGAAAGTGATTGGAAAGACGTCAAAAGGATCTTTCGCTATTTAAGAGGAACCACAGAGATGGGACTAACGTTCAGAGCAAAAGAAGAACAATTAGAAGCTTACGCAGATGCAAGCTTCAAGGATTGTGAGGATTCAACATCAACTGGAGGATACATAATAAAACTCTATGGAAATGCCGTATCATGGAGAAGTTACAAACAGTCCCACATAAGTCTATCTACCTGTCAGGCGGAATATCTCGCCATGAGTGAAGCTTGTCAAGAAATAGTATCCTTGGACAAGGCCATAAGAGACATTACTGGGAAAACCTTTTACCCAGTGACAATCTGGTGCGATAACAAATCAACTGGAGCAAGCACTCAAATGGATGGATCACACaggttaaaaaattttgatgacgAACTTTCAAAGATTCAGAGAAAACTCGAAGAAAGAGAATTAACAGGAAACAAAAGACATATAGCAGAAACACATGGAGATTATATAAAGAGCT ACTCCCTTGAGCTAGAAACCGAGGAGCCAAGACCAGAAGAGGAGGGAGTGTTAGAGTGA
- the LOC136999239 gene encoding uncharacterized protein: MPTKQDFKVLDQKLIKLLKSRSAKMPTKPDCLPLESVEQVELFENIEEEHNDQVVAYLKFLGGQTVDESVKFCMKQIITDKALSNYSLWGEKDENVALYNKKLLSTVYVIFIEAVASSPYFAKPDKKIFFEAVKEAIRFTKQRLRNAQKRVPGEKGRRTKRHEEADAIFGENETENEN, translated from the exons ATGCCGACAAAACAAGATTTCaa AGTTCTGGACCAAAAATTGATCAAGCTATTGAAATCGAGATCCGCTAAAATGCCGACGAAACCCGATTGCCTTCCTTTGGAGTCTGTCGAGCAGGTGGaacttttcgaaaatatcgaaGAGGAGCATAATGATCAAGTC GTCGCTTATCTCAAGTTTTTGGGAGGTCAAACAGTTGACGAAAGCGTCAAATTTTGCATGAAGCAGATAATCACAGACAAGGCTTTAAGCAATTATTCTTTGTGGGGAGAGAAGGATGAAAACGTTGCAttatacaacaaaaaattgttatcaacAGTATACg ttatatttatagagGCGGTAGCAAGCAGCCCATACTTCGCGAAACCggataaaaagatatttttcgagGCCGTAAAAGAAGCAATACGTTTCACCAAACAACGTCTCAGAAATGCACAAAAAAGAGTTCCTGGGGAAAAAGGTCGTCGCACAAAAAGGCACGAGGAGGCCGATGCTATATTTGGCGAAAATGAaactgaaaatgaaaattaa